A window of Maioricimonas rarisocia genomic DNA:
CGGAACATCCCGCTTCGTCGTTCCCACGATACCGTCTGCCGGGACTGTTGTCCCGTCCAGTTGCCGATCGTGTCCATCGGGGCGCCACGGGAGTGCCGCATCCTGCCGGGAAATCGGCTGCGTCAGGCCACTTTACGGCCCCCGGGGAACTCGCTTCACCGAGTCACCGCCGCAGTGACCTTTGAAAAAAATGCAAACCTGGCCGTCCGATCGGCTCCCGCAGCGCAATGTTCCCTCCGGGTGAACTGAGAAAGCGCGGGGGAGCAAGGGGGGCCTCTCCCGGAGGGCCGAAAAGATCGACGGCAATACGCCGACAGCGACAATGTTCGGTAACGCATATTGGCAGACTTCATCATGCGATTTACGTCCGTGCTACTTCTGCCGCTCTCGCTGTTGTCAGGCGCTCTTATCGGTTGCACCGCACAAGACGCTGCCGCACTTGCTCCAGAGCCCACTGTTCTTACGGTCGAGGCCGTCGCCGCCCATTCCCAGCCAGGCTTCTCGTTTCATACGACGCTGTACGGTCGCATTCAGCCTGCACGACGAACGCCGCTCGCGTTCGAAATCGCCGGTCAGGTGACTGCAGTACTGGTCGACGAAGGCGACACCATCGCAGCCGGTGATCCTGTCGCACGTCTCGACACGACGATTCTCGAAGCTGAACGGGAGAAACTCCTGGCCGCGAAGACAATCGAACAGGCGATCCTGCGCCGCCTCGAAAAAGGCGAGCGGGAGGAGGTCATCGCCGCTGCTCGCGCCATGGTAAGCAAACTTGACGCTGAGCTCGAACAGGCGATTCGTGACCGGCAACGGTCCAGCAATCTGCGCGATCGAAATGCTGTTACCGAGTCCGAGTACGAGGCTGCTCTGTTCCGAGCGAAGTCCCTGCAGGCGTCGCTAGATGCTGCTAAGGCTCGTCTCCTCGAACTGGAAACCGGCACCCGCGAAGAAGACATCGATGCGCAGAAGAACAGGCTTCTGGAGCTTGATGCACAGATCGCCGTGCTGGACACACGACTTGAAAAGGCCGTGATAACTGCTCCTTTCACGGCAATCGTCATCCGACGGATCATCGATGAGGGTGCCGTTGTTCAGGATGGTCAAGCAATTCTTGTGCTATCTGAAACGAGTCAGCACGAGGCTCGCTTTTCTGTACCGCTCGCGCAACTGGGGGAGGCGGAAGAGGCGTGCGGCATCCGTGTCGGCACGGTCGCAGTCCCCGTGCACGCCGTTCGCACCATTCCTTCAGTCTCCCGGGACACTCGAACGATCGATGTCATCTTTACTCTGAAACCGCATTCATCGGTGATTGAGGGGCAGACTTGCGCCCTAGATGTGACGCAGAAGGTGGTTAATCCCTGCGTTCACCTGCCACATACCGCACTCGTGCCAAGCGTGCGTGGGCTTTGGTCGGTCTATCGCCTGGAACCAGAAGATTCGGGCACATTCCGTGTATTGCGAGAGGAGGTGACGGTCAACCATACCGACGGCACACAAGTGTACGTAGAGGCTTCGCTTCCTGACGGGGCACTCGTCGTCAGCGAGGGAGCCCACAAGGTGGTTCCGGGAATGCGCGTCCGCACGAAGGATGTTGCACCGTGATTCGAACAGTGCATCACGATCCACGGTATGCTGTCTTGCTGATCATGCTGATCACCATCAGTGGTATTGCCGGGTTCCTGACAAGACCGAAGCTGGAGGACCCCAGATCGAACGTTCGCAGAGGCCAGATCACCACATTTCTGCCGGGGGCGTCACCGACAGAAGTCGAGTCACAGGTGACGGAGCCTATCGAAATGGCTCTGCGGGAAGCAAAGGGAATTCGTACCGTCGAATCGTCTTCGCAGCGTGACGTATCGGTCATCTTTGTCCGACTGACAGACGAAGTCGAAGATGTCGACTCGTCATGGGCCGAGATTCAGGACAAGCTGTCCGAAGTGGCCGGCAGCCTCCCAGACCGGGCATCCAAACCGACGCTCGTCGACGAACGTCGGTGGGATTCCTACACGACGGTCGTCGCGATAGTAGACACGCGCACTTCCCCCACCCAACCCGCGGTTCTTGCCAGGTGGGCAACTGAACTCGAGAATCGGCTTCGATTCGTCCCCGGCACCCGGTTCACTGAACGTTTCGGGTTCCCGGACGAGGAGATACTTGTAGAAATCGACGAATTGGCCATCGCTGCCACTGGCCTCACGTTAGACGACATTGCGGACAGGATACGGAAGCGCGACTCACTTGCTCCAGATGCAACGTCGCAGACGCCCGGCTCGTCCCTGCCCGTCAGGTTGACTGGTGACATCGCCAGCCTCGACCTGCTTCGCAGTACTTCGCTTCGTAGTACGCGAACTGGAACTCTTCTGCGCCTGAGGGACATCGCGAAGATCAGTCGCTCAGAGTTCTTTCCAGCCAGGAACCTTGCGTTCGTCGATGGCAACAGGGCGGTGGCCATCGGCACTCGGATGGACACCGACTACGTTATCGATTCCTGGACGCGCTCCCACATGCGTGCGCTGGAAGATTTTCAACTCGCTCTTCCAGCGGGGCTCGAGCTGCGTGTTCTGTTCAGTCAGAAACACTACACCGATGAGCGAGCAACCACTCTGTATGGCAGCCTTGCATTAGGCATGGCATTCGTCGCTGCCGTGGTGTGCTTCATGATGGGTTGGAGGGCGACGATTCCGATATGCCTGGCTCTTCCCCTGTCGCTACTTGCCGTGTTCTTCCTCATGATTCCCTGTGGGGTGTCATTTCACCAGATGTCAATCGCTGGCCTCATCCTGGCTCTTGGGATGCTGATTGACAATCCCATCATCGTCGTCGATGACATACAGAGGCGGTTGGACGCAGGGAGTACCTCAATTGACGCAACTGTCGAATCACTTCGGCATCTGGTCAAGCCACTCGTCGGGTCAAACCTGACGACAGCGCTGGCATTCAGTCCGCTGCTCCTGATTCCAGGCACGACTGGCGAGTACCTCGGACAACTTGGGTGGGCGGTCATCGCCTCGATTTCTTCATCGCTCGCGCTTTCACTCAGCCTGATCCCTGTCATTGCATCCTGGACGCTGACGCCATCTGCAGAACTCACGCCGAACACTTCCCGGGGAGGTGGCTGCCTGGCGTTCCTTGGGTGGTTGATGCGGCACCGACTGCTCACCATCATGCTCTCTACGCTCATACCGCTGTCGGGATTCGCCTTCTCCGGTGAACTCGAAGAACAGTTCTTTCCGCAAGCCGAGCGTGACCACTTTCACTTTTCGGTCCGTCTGCCGACACAGGCGACAGTGCGGGACACGCAGCAAGTGGCCAGGCGCGCCTCGCAGATCATTCTCTCGCACGACGAAGTTGACAACGTTTCGCTATTCGTGGGCACCAACGCCCCGATGGTGCACTACAGCATGGTCGCGAGCGACGAGAACCGGCCCGAGTTCGCACAAGGACTTGTCACAACGACAGGAAAGGTTGAGCCCCAGCTGTTGCGGAACATCCAGCAGGAACTCGATGAGAAACTTCCCAGTGCCTCCTGCGTCGTCACCTTGATCGAGCAGGGACCGCCGACGCTGGCTCCCATTGAGTTCCGGATTTACGGCCCATCGATCAGGACGCTGCACGAGCTGGGAGAATCGGCCCGTCGGATCATGATGGAAGTGCCCGGCGTCATCAGCACACGCGCGACCCTGGAAGCCGGTGGACCTGATCTGTCGCTGGACGTGCGGCAGCATGATGCCGCTTCCGCTTATCTGTCAGATGAATCGCTGGCGAAGCAGCTTCGGGACACTCTCGACGGCGTTATCGCCGCCACACTTGATGAGGAAGCAGAGGAGGTTCCGGTTCGTGTCCGTCTGTTGTCTGCTGATGCCAGCAGTGCAGAGCGCGTCCTCGCGCTTCCGATTGTTGCACGCGATGGTCAGGTGGTGCCGATCGCGAGCGTCGCGAACTGGTCGGTCGGGCGACAGCTTGTGAACGTTACTCGACGGGACTCCTCTCGCTGCAACACCATCCAGGGAACAGTTGCAGCCGGCGAGCTGCCAGTCGAAC
This region includes:
- a CDS encoding efflux RND transporter periplasmic adaptor subunit, with the protein product MRFTSVLLLPLSLLSGALIGCTAQDAAALAPEPTVLTVEAVAAHSQPGFSFHTTLYGRIQPARRTPLAFEIAGQVTAVLVDEGDTIAAGDPVARLDTTILEAEREKLLAAKTIEQAILRRLEKGEREEVIAAARAMVSKLDAELEQAIRDRQRSSNLRDRNAVTESEYEAALFRAKSLQASLDAAKARLLELETGTREEDIDAQKNRLLELDAQIAVLDTRLEKAVITAPFTAIVIRRIIDEGAVVQDGQAILVLSETSQHEARFSVPLAQLGEAEEACGIRVGTVAVPVHAVRTIPSVSRDTRTIDVIFTLKPHSSVIEGQTCALDVTQKVVNPCVHLPHTALVPSVRGLWSVYRLEPEDSGTFRVLREEVTVNHTDGTQVYVEASLPDGALVVSEGAHKVVPGMRVRTKDVAP
- a CDS encoding efflux RND transporter permease subunit, translating into MIRTVHHDPRYAVLLIMLITISGIAGFLTRPKLEDPRSNVRRGQITTFLPGASPTEVESQVTEPIEMALREAKGIRTVESSSQRDVSVIFVRLTDEVEDVDSSWAEIQDKLSEVAGSLPDRASKPTLVDERRWDSYTTVVAIVDTRTSPTQPAVLARWATELENRLRFVPGTRFTERFGFPDEEILVEIDELAIAATGLTLDDIADRIRKRDSLAPDATSQTPGSSLPVRLTGDIASLDLLRSTSLRSTRTGTLLRLRDIAKISRSEFFPARNLAFVDGNRAVAIGTRMDTDYVIDSWTRSHMRALEDFQLALPAGLELRVLFSQKHYTDERATTLYGSLALGMAFVAAVVCFMMGWRATIPICLALPLSLLAVFFLMIPCGVSFHQMSIAGLILALGMLIDNPIIVVDDIQRRLDAGSTSIDATVESLRHLVKPLVGSNLTTALAFSPLLLIPGTTGEYLGQLGWAVIASISSSLALSLSLIPVIASWTLTPSAELTPNTSRGGGCLAFLGWLMRHRLLTIMLSTLIPLSGFAFSGELEEQFFPQAERDHFHFSVRLPTQATVRDTQQVARRASQIILSHDEVDNVSLFVGTNAPMVHYSMVASDENRPEFAQGLVTTTGKVEPQLLRNIQQELDEKLPSASCVVTLIEQGPPTLAPIEFRIYGPSIRTLHELGESARRIMMEVPGVISTRATLEAGGPDLSLDVRQHDAASAYLSDESLAKQLRDTLDGVIAATLDEEAEEVPVRVRLLSADASSAERVLALPIVARDGQVVPIASVANWSVGRQLVNVTRRDSSRCNTIQGTVAAGELPVELENAFRERLEEQGWALPAGYRMDFGGVSQERNSAVGNLLAYAAIIAVLIVSVLVVTLRSFRQAAIIGAVAILALGAGLLSLWLFGFPMGLMAIIGLLGMMGLAINDSIVVLTDAKASIANGFQLHESVAKSTRHVLATSLTTAAGVAPLVIAGGEFWPPMMIVIGGGVVGATFLALGFTPALYSLTCKGGRMNLLQWKRKADVRSDEWIVITGSTSGIGQGFLRRICEAGCNVLTVSDEREKLWADKEAMEEEFGVKVECRCVDLSCTSAVLELGEELARLNIIGLINNAGFGLKGELLAHPASRYVDNIAVNATAPVILQHAVLPQLREKDRGLIINVASINAYVPIPNNQVYTATKSFLMSFALAVEAENDQSQIVFQLLLPGTTRTPFHDKQGADPPANSTMTVEDVVGYSLNNLDQSICIPNARDRAIARVVGGPIPKRTVIAWVRREAERRLGLRASRRAGVG